One Microbacterium esteraromaticum genomic window carries:
- a CDS encoding dynamin family protein, translating into MTVIDETQQLLEAARTAYAGDRAARMLIDQLEVRLHEPLRLALAGMVKAGKSTLLNALLGERIAATDAAECTRVVTWYRHSATPRVTMHLRDGTEVRMRINRDDGLLVFDLGGRTAEQIEWIDVGWPLEALADLILIDTPGIASLSGDTSARTAQFLTPDDAPSAADAVVYLMRHLHGSDVRFLEAFRDTAAGAAQSVCAVAVLSRADEVGSGRIDSLLSARRVAQRYEGDGDLSALALAVVPVAGLLAEGARTLRESEFIALRELAGLERAARETLLVSADRFVRPSEATGLSVTVREGLLHRFGIFGVRLAAALIRGGAATSSELSRALVQQSGLTELEELIERQFRPRADTLKARGVVLQLHALLRRSPPADAAEVRAGIERFTVSAHVLRELALLAQARSRGLPLEAEPAADAARILGASGVDARSRLGLAADADDDAVRERVLTELDRWRALDAAAVERARREVHAAVLRSLAEVASASGGLRTLRPAAKVEAPGGPGDALGHDAAEQSEQHESGLGREKRLHRRALRAQRHPLG; encoded by the coding sequence GTGACCGTCATCGACGAGACCCAGCAGCTGCTCGAGGCGGCTCGCACCGCGTACGCCGGAGACCGCGCGGCGCGGATGCTGATCGACCAGCTCGAGGTGCGTCTGCACGAGCCGCTGCGCCTGGCGCTCGCAGGGATGGTGAAGGCGGGCAAGTCCACTCTGCTCAACGCGCTGCTCGGTGAGAGGATAGCCGCGACCGACGCCGCCGAGTGCACCAGGGTCGTCACGTGGTACCGGCACTCGGCGACCCCACGGGTCACCATGCACCTGCGCGACGGGACAGAGGTGCGCATGCGCATCAACCGAGACGACGGGCTGCTGGTGTTCGACCTCGGCGGCAGAACGGCGGAGCAGATCGAATGGATCGACGTCGGCTGGCCGCTCGAGGCGCTCGCCGACCTGATCCTGATCGACACCCCCGGCATCGCGTCGCTCTCGGGCGACACCTCCGCGCGGACGGCGCAGTTCCTCACTCCCGACGATGCGCCGTCCGCGGCGGATGCGGTCGTCTATCTCATGCGCCACCTGCACGGCTCCGACGTGAGGTTCCTCGAGGCGTTCCGTGACACCGCCGCCGGAGCGGCGCAGAGCGTGTGCGCGGTGGCAGTGCTCTCGCGAGCAGACGAGGTCGGTTCCGGCCGTATCGACTCGCTGCTCTCTGCCAGGCGGGTCGCTCAGCGCTACGAGGGCGACGGCGACCTGTCGGCGCTCGCGCTCGCCGTTGTTCCGGTCGCCGGTCTGCTCGCCGAAGGCGCGCGGACCCTGCGCGAGAGCGAGTTCATCGCCCTGCGCGAACTGGCAGGCCTCGAGCGCGCGGCCCGCGAGACCCTGCTGGTCTCGGCCGACCGCTTCGTGCGTCCGAGTGAGGCGACCGGGCTGAGCGTCACGGTGCGCGAGGGGCTGCTGCACCGGTTCGGCATCTTCGGTGTGCGACTGGCGGCTGCGCTGATCCGCGGCGGCGCCGCCACGTCGTCCGAGTTGTCTCGGGCGCTCGTGCAGCAGAGCGGGCTCACCGAGCTGGAGGAGCTCATCGAGCGCCAGTTCCGTCCGCGGGCGGACACGCTCAAGGCGCGCGGTGTCGTGCTCCAGCTGCACGCGCTCCTGCGACGCAGCCCGCCGGCCGACGCGGCGGAGGTGAGGGCGGGGATCGAGCGCTTCACGGTCTCGGCGCACGTCCTGCGCGAGCTGGCTCTGCTCGCGCAGGCCCGTTCGCGAGGGCTGCCGCTCGAGGCTGAGCCGGCAGCCGACGCGGCGAGGATCCTCGGCGCGTCCGGAGTCGACGCGCGTTCGCGACTCGGGCTGGCGGCGGATGCCGACGACGATGCCGTGCGCGAGCGGGTGCTGACGGAACTGGATCGCTGGCGCGCGCTCGACGCCGCCGCCGTCGAGCGTGCGCGGCGCGAGGTGCATGCCGCCGTGCTGCGAAGCCTGGCCGAGGTCGCGTCAGCGTCCGGGGGCCTGCGCACTCTGCGGCCCGCCGCGAAGGTCGAAGCGCCTGGCGGACCAGGCGATGCCCTTGGGCATGACGCTGCAGAGCAGAGCGAGCAGCACGAGTCCGGCCTGGGCCGCGAGAAGCGGCTGCATCGCCGCGCCCTGCGCGCCCAGCGCCACCCACTCGGGTGA
- a CDS encoding LuxR C-terminal-related transcriptional regulator, translated as MSHSSSALTALDELEFDGASAPFPLAWDRQLRPLVEGIGSGIARAALIGTAGSGKSTVLQRLRDLLHRQSRVVRLLHDVDDDPLPAEHVLLVDDLHLLSDEQLRLIALRADDPTASLIVASRPWPASSAARAITTRLEQDAPAVVLGHVSRSDILDHLAMHERIMLDACIDHILERTCGVAWLVAAALQHHDARDCGHDGDHDELDEALGELIAHRLSTVPTALRELVEEVCLVDEGVSAATDDRRAGQADVETLIARGHAEGLLLANGGASPLVRSVVCGTISTQRLIELSTRFPEHVAQRDDIRPIRSARLADSITETADRLLTASPRRALELYDSAIASGADEDALAARRARAAWMIGDLEHASRIVETALGPASRAQRDALAPVSAALWSARAMMDRAHAVFQLVPPRDAAAAAGAVTAALGVGSAPEPDRERSTAEFPSTLSVSMELLTSGMLASIEADADDAVLPGLVRSAEMYTQAHSSEALCELPAVIAAVVALSLGRPATAHAVLEEAIAHDHGGAWARRRLLLWSAWVAVQRAQPSEARDLLERSETATAGPVCARDALLMHAVRVAIARRYDDASGLEAAWREARVWLLRADIDLYLLHPLGELVSAAARLGDTARVDTHLAHGFEIVEALGDPPLWAAHVHWAGIQQGILLSSPERLAPHARALVKQASRSRVAAAMARAGRVWTDVLAGTVDPDAVISAAQQLAGVGLMWDAARLAGHGAARACDRRVAAQLLACARELHPNDGLRRPAPATDDDAPAQTQSAPQEVLSDRELEVARLVVLGKTYAEIGETIFISPRTAEHHIAHIRRRLGAASRSELIARLRMLLGEGAMGDQPP; from the coding sequence ATGTCACACTCATCCTCCGCGCTCACCGCACTCGACGAACTCGAGTTCGACGGCGCCTCCGCTCCCTTCCCCTTGGCGTGGGATCGGCAGCTGCGCCCTCTCGTCGAAGGCATCGGATCCGGCATCGCGCGCGCCGCACTGATCGGCACCGCCGGTTCCGGCAAGTCGACCGTCCTGCAGCGGCTGCGTGACCTGCTCCACCGGCAGTCGCGCGTGGTGCGCCTGCTGCACGACGTCGATGACGACCCGCTGCCGGCAGAGCACGTGCTGCTCGTCGACGATCTGCATCTGCTCTCCGATGAACAGCTGAGGCTCATCGCGCTGCGGGCGGACGATCCCACCGCCTCGCTGATCGTCGCGAGCAGGCCGTGGCCCGCGTCCAGCGCGGCACGGGCGATCACGACGAGGCTGGAGCAGGATGCACCTGCCGTCGTTCTCGGCCACGTCTCGCGCTCCGACATCCTCGATCACCTCGCGATGCACGAGAGGATCATGCTCGACGCGTGCATCGATCACATCCTCGAGCGCACCTGCGGAGTGGCCTGGCTCGTCGCCGCGGCGCTGCAGCATCACGACGCCCGTGACTGCGGCCACGACGGTGATCACGACGAGCTCGACGAGGCGCTCGGCGAGCTGATCGCGCACCGCCTCAGCACGGTGCCGACCGCTCTGCGTGAGCTCGTCGAGGAGGTGTGCCTCGTCGACGAAGGGGTTTCCGCGGCGACCGACGACCGACGTGCGGGACAGGCGGACGTCGAGACCCTGATCGCACGCGGTCATGCGGAGGGGCTGCTTCTGGCCAACGGCGGAGCTTCGCCGCTGGTGCGATCGGTCGTCTGCGGCACGATATCGACCCAGCGTCTGATCGAGCTCTCGACCCGGTTCCCCGAGCACGTCGCGCAGCGCGACGACATCAGGCCCATCCGCAGTGCCCGTCTCGCGGACTCGATCACCGAGACCGCCGACCGCCTGCTGACCGCATCGCCACGACGCGCGCTGGAGCTGTACGACAGCGCCATCGCGAGCGGGGCCGATGAAGATGCACTCGCGGCACGGCGCGCTCGCGCGGCTTGGATGATCGGCGACCTGGAGCACGCGTCGCGCATCGTCGAGACCGCCCTCGGCCCGGCATCACGGGCGCAGCGGGACGCACTGGCGCCCGTGTCGGCCGCCCTGTGGTCGGCCCGCGCGATGATGGATCGCGCGCACGCGGTGTTCCAGCTGGTGCCGCCTCGGGATGCCGCAGCCGCAGCCGGTGCAGTGACCGCTGCGCTCGGTGTGGGCTCTGCACCAGAGCCGGACCGCGAACGGAGCACCGCGGAGTTCCCGTCGACTCTCAGCGTGTCGATGGAGCTGCTCACATCGGGCATGCTCGCATCGATCGAGGCCGACGCCGACGACGCCGTGCTGCCGGGGCTCGTCCGATCGGCGGAGATGTACACCCAGGCCCACAGCAGCGAGGCGCTGTGCGAACTGCCGGCAGTGATCGCCGCCGTCGTCGCCCTCAGCCTCGGCAGACCCGCGACCGCGCACGCGGTGCTCGAGGAGGCGATCGCGCACGACCACGGCGGAGCGTGGGCCCGGCGGCGCCTGCTGCTGTGGAGCGCGTGGGTCGCGGTGCAGCGTGCCCAGCCATCCGAAGCGCGCGACCTGCTGGAGCGCTCCGAGACGGCGACCGCCGGGCCGGTATGCGCTCGGGACGCGCTGCTGATGCACGCCGTGCGCGTGGCCATCGCGCGGCGCTACGACGACGCATCCGGGCTGGAGGCGGCGTGGCGCGAAGCCCGGGTGTGGCTGCTGCGCGCCGATATCGATCTCTATCTGCTGCACCCGCTCGGCGAGCTGGTGAGCGCGGCCGCCCGTCTCGGCGACACGGCCCGCGTCGACACGCATCTCGCTCACGGCTTCGAGATCGTCGAGGCGCTCGGCGACCCGCCGCTGTGGGCGGCGCACGTGCACTGGGCGGGGATTCAGCAGGGCATCCTGCTCAGCAGCCCTGAGCGTCTCGCGCCCCATGCCAGGGCGCTCGTGAAGCAGGCCTCGCGCAGTCGCGTGGCGGCGGCGATGGCGCGGGCGGGCAGGGTATGGACCGATGTCCTGGCCGGAACGGTCGATCCGGATGCCGTGATCAGCGCGGCGCAGCAGCTGGCGGGCGTCGGACTGATGTGGGACGCGGCGCGCCTGGCCGGGCACGGTGCCGCACGCGCCTGCGACCGCCGGGTCGCGGCCCAGCTTCTCGCCTGCGCCAGGGAGCTGCATCCGAACGACGGTCTTCGCCGGCCTGCTCCGGCGACCGATGACGATGCCCCGGCGCAGACCCAATCGGCTCCGCAGGAGGTGCTCAGCGATCGTGAGCTCGAGGTCGCCCGGCTCGTGGTGCTGGGCAAGACCTACGCCGAGATCGGCGAGACGATCTTCATCTCGCCGCGCACCGCCGAGCACCACATCGCGCACATCCGTCGCAGGCTGGGCGCCGCCTCGCGATCGGAGCTGATCGCCAGGCTCAGGATGCTGCTGGGCGAAGGAGCGATGGGTGACCAACCCCCGTGA
- a CDS encoding dynamin family protein, which produces MPHQPRTDQDRIVDVITDVGDLAASAGRHDLAGRLAHTRDRLADPAVRVIVVGEFKQGKSKLINALVNAPACPVDDDVATSVPTTVAYGAEASAWVTEQPDAPGTIPRRREIPIAELNDFVSERGNPGNERGIVAAEVVLPREILRGGLQLVDSPGVGGLESSNSLATLAALSSAHAVLLVSDASQEYTEPEVQFLRHAMRISPNVAAVLAKTDLYPEWRRIEQIDRDHLRDAGDVPIFSVSSDLRLLAAETQDRSLNDESGFPALVAHLRREVLGRAELIHERSAVHDLRSVVDQLGMSLHAELNALLHPEDTPRLIADLEEAKSRADEFRGRSARWQVTLTDGIADLVADMEHDIRDRLRKVQREAEKAIDEGDPGPIWDQIREWLDQRVTAAVSETFVWTDERSRWLSEEVAELFSQDEADIPLSDVADIRGVLDPVDDIASLEAGQLSAGEKIYIGVRGSYGGVLMVGLATGLIGMALINPLSLLAGVLVGRRAYREDMGNRLSRRQQEAKGIVRRYIDEVTFQVGKQLKDRLRLVQRTARDHFGSLAEELHSSLSDALQRARQAATGYTASRDQRVSTLRARIDELERVRRAIPPLPPLPVAEGRSSAAHAVGASGAVRAIGGRGARS; this is translated from the coding sequence GTGCCGCATCAGCCGAGGACAGATCAGGATCGGATCGTCGACGTCATCACGGACGTCGGCGATCTCGCCGCGTCCGCGGGGCGACACGATCTCGCAGGCCGCCTCGCGCACACCAGGGACAGACTCGCGGATCCCGCGGTGCGCGTGATCGTCGTCGGGGAGTTCAAGCAGGGCAAGAGCAAGCTCATCAATGCGCTCGTCAACGCGCCGGCCTGCCCCGTCGACGACGACGTGGCCACGAGCGTCCCCACCACCGTCGCGTACGGCGCCGAGGCATCGGCGTGGGTGACCGAGCAGCCTGACGCCCCTGGCACGATCCCGCGACGGCGGGAGATCCCGATAGCCGAGCTCAACGACTTCGTCTCGGAGCGCGGGAACCCCGGCAACGAGCGCGGCATCGTCGCCGCCGAGGTCGTGCTGCCTCGTGAGATCCTGCGCGGCGGTCTGCAGCTGGTCGACTCGCCCGGCGTCGGCGGTCTGGAGTCGTCGAACTCCCTCGCGACCCTGGCCGCGCTCTCATCGGCGCATGCCGTGCTGCTGGTGTCGGACGCCTCGCAGGAGTACACCGAGCCCGAGGTGCAGTTCCTCCGCCACGCGATGCGCATCTCCCCGAACGTCGCCGCGGTGCTGGCCAAGACGGACCTGTATCCGGAGTGGCGGCGGATCGAGCAGATCGACCGGGATCACCTGAGGGATGCCGGCGACGTGCCCATCTTCTCCGTCTCGAGCGACCTGCGGCTGCTGGCGGCCGAGACGCAGGATCGAAGCCTCAACGACGAATCGGGGTTCCCCGCACTGGTCGCGCATCTGCGACGAGAGGTGCTGGGACGCGCCGAGCTCATCCACGAGCGCAGCGCCGTGCACGATCTGCGCTCGGTCGTCGACCAGCTCGGCATGTCGCTGCACGCCGAGCTGAACGCCCTGCTGCATCCCGAGGACACTCCCCGGCTGATCGCCGATCTGGAGGAGGCGAAATCGCGTGCCGACGAGTTCCGCGGGCGCTCCGCCCGCTGGCAGGTCACGCTCACCGACGGCATCGCCGACCTCGTCGCCGACATGGAGCACGACATCCGCGATCGGCTGCGCAAGGTGCAGCGCGAGGCCGAGAAGGCGATCGACGAGGGCGATCCAGGCCCTATCTGGGATCAGATCAGGGAGTGGCTCGACCAGAGGGTCACGGCGGCGGTGTCGGAGACGTTCGTGTGGACCGACGAGCGCTCGCGCTGGCTGTCGGAGGAGGTCGCCGAGCTCTTCAGCCAGGACGAGGCCGACATACCGCTGAGCGATGTGGCCGATATCCGCGGGGTGCTCGACCCCGTCGACGACATCGCGAGTCTCGAGGCCGGGCAGCTCAGCGCGGGCGAGAAGATCTACATCGGGGTGCGGGGCTCATACGGCGGCGTGCTGATGGTGGGGCTCGCCACCGGCCTGATCGGAATGGCGCTGATCAACCCGCTGTCGCTGCTGGCCGGGGTGCTGGTCGGACGCCGCGCATATCGGGAGGACATGGGCAACCGGCTCTCGCGGCGCCAGCAGGAGGCGAAGGGCATCGTCCGCCGCTACATCGACGAGGTGACCTTCCAGGTCGGCAAGCAGCTGAAGGATCGGCTGCGCCTGGTGCAGCGCACCGCTCGAGATCACTTCGGCTCCCTCGCCGAAGAGCTGCACAGCTCGCTGTCCGATGCGCTGCAGCGGGCGCGACAGGCCGCCACCGGCTACACGGCGAGCCGCGACCAGCGGGTCAGCACGCTGCGGGCGCGGATCGACGAGCTCGAGCGGGTGCGACGCGCGATACCGCCGCTTCCGCCGCTGCCCGTGGCCGAGGGGCGCTCATCCGCGGCGCACGCCGTCGGCGCATCGGGTGCCGTCCGAGCCATAGGCGGCCGGGGAGCGCGTTCGTGA
- a CDS encoding IniB N-terminal domain-containing protein yields the protein MASPVETLADALIAFILSLLRDPDAAEEFAAAPQATLASKGLQDVCRADVDVVRPIIIDRPDVVQHGGPPPPPPHGHDHDPVQEIVRMVQHFSTTVDARSTVVDQSVNQNIWTEGGDVTQLFDQDAVVASGDDSIAAGDDVQVVDSETDISMGDVSIGNETNEGSFNQTGTLPDDAADEEATPDASEALDAAPGGVDAVAVAEGVADQSADAVGAGVETAAAAPAAAPPADVPEPADLLEGDMTSGAGDAYEADAASASVVDDPAAEVPLEDD from the coding sequence ATGGCTTCACCGGTCGAGACCCTGGCGGATGCGCTCATCGCGTTCATCCTGAGTCTCTTGAGAGATCCCGACGCCGCAGAGGAGTTCGCGGCGGCACCGCAGGCGACGCTGGCGAGCAAGGGCCTGCAGGACGTGTGCCGCGCCGACGTGGACGTCGTGAGGCCGATCATCATCGATCGCCCCGACGTCGTGCAGCACGGGGGCCCGCCGCCTCCGCCGCCGCACGGGCACGACCACGACCCCGTGCAGGAGATCGTGCGGATGGTGCAGCACTTCAGCACCACGGTCGATGCCCGCTCGACGGTGGTCGATCAGTCGGTCAACCAGAACATCTGGACCGAGGGCGGCGACGTCACGCAGCTGTTCGACCAGGACGCCGTGGTCGCATCCGGCGATGACTCCATCGCAGCCGGCGACGACGTGCAGGTCGTCGACTCCGAGACCGATATCTCGATGGGTGATGTGTCGATCGGCAACGAGACGAACGAAGGCAGCTTCAACCAGACAGGCACCCTGCCCGACGACGCGGCGGACGAGGAAGCGACGCCCGATGCGTCGGAGGCGCTGGATGCGGCACCCGGAGGAGTCGACGCGGTCGCCGTCGCCGAAGGGGTCGCGGACCAGTCCGCGGATGCCGTCGGCGCCGGGGTAGAGACGGCTGCAGCGGCCCCGGCGGCCGCGCCTCCGGCCGACGTGCCGGAGCCGGCAGACCTGCTGGAGGGCGACATGACCTCGGGCGCCGGCGATGCATACGAGGCCGACGCCGCCAGCGCATCGGTCGTCGACGACCCGGCGGCAGAAGTCCCGCTCGAGGATGACTGA
- a CDS encoding Hsp70 family protein translates to MSESRFALALDAGMTCVKAVTHGDGAHGGVQGKRLALMREGFVMPAAVFITDDGDVRFGDEAVECGAARPERLVRDLTREVGDGTPLVVGGFAVTAAELFARMVAWIVERSASEAGALPGAVAVVHPTSWSGHRIDAVRRRLHEMALDDVTFVPAAVAAAGAQDRTGITAVYDLGAQTLEASALRGRRLIDEPLVAPLGGIDLDAAVRAHVDALVPGSAHGAEVAAAKEELSFRSDAALSVDVAGRHERLRLTRAEFETLTSDVVARTVGALEAMLERAALEPEDVTEITLIGGSARLPLAAQMLSERLDRPLRLPEDPQFAAALGAAELSWERMPATTVPVPVEPAPIEADQQRTTRPARRWHLRIPYGVAATLAAAAVVIAAGVVFSSATPLGGSDAAEGASHDDASGAAELSLVRRADGYSSGALAPQPDRQQAAQPDAPGARSGEDAPPRTSRGGGPAIAAPDSDTAEASGSATTTPDAGPSAPPVRAADAPTDPAPADQGPEPTPDPTPDPTPIPEPDPTPDPTQEPTPEPTTAPTTEPASGPEPSPEPQPTTPPSATEPTPDPPEPAPPAPAAPSSTEATAS, encoded by the coding sequence ATGAGCGAATCACGGTTCGCCCTCGCGCTCGACGCAGGCATGACCTGTGTGAAAGCGGTCACGCACGGCGATGGGGCGCACGGAGGGGTGCAGGGCAAGCGGCTCGCGCTGATGCGCGAGGGCTTCGTGATGCCGGCGGCGGTGTTCATCACGGACGACGGGGACGTGCGCTTCGGCGACGAGGCCGTCGAGTGCGGTGCCGCGCGGCCAGAGCGCCTGGTCCGCGACCTGACCCGAGAGGTCGGCGACGGCACACCGCTCGTCGTAGGAGGTTTCGCCGTGACCGCCGCCGAGCTCTTCGCGCGCATGGTCGCGTGGATCGTCGAGAGGTCTGCGTCCGAGGCGGGTGCGCTGCCCGGCGCTGTGGCGGTCGTGCACCCCACCTCGTGGTCAGGGCACAGGATCGATGCCGTGCGCCGGCGTCTGCACGAGATGGCGCTCGACGACGTCACCTTCGTGCCGGCTGCGGTGGCGGCAGCGGGTGCGCAGGATCGCACCGGCATCACCGCCGTCTACGACCTCGGGGCGCAGACCCTCGAGGCGAGCGCGCTGCGCGGCCGCCGCCTCATCGACGAGCCGCTCGTCGCTCCTCTCGGTGGCATCGACCTGGATGCCGCCGTGCGAGCCCACGTGGACGCGCTCGTCCCCGGCTCCGCCCATGGGGCAGAGGTCGCGGCGGCCAAGGAAGAGCTCTCGTTCCGCTCGGATGCCGCGCTCTCGGTCGACGTCGCCGGGCGGCATGAACGGCTGCGACTGACGCGCGCCGAGTTCGAGACGCTGACATCGGACGTGGTGGCACGCACGGTCGGAGCGCTCGAGGCGATGCTCGAGCGCGCGGCTCTCGAGCCGGAGGACGTCACCGAGATCACACTGATCGGCGGCTCGGCGCGGCTGCCCCTGGCAGCCCAGATGCTCTCGGAGCGCCTCGATCGTCCGCTGCGCCTTCCGGAGGATCCGCAGTTCGCCGCAGCGCTCGGCGCCGCAGAGCTGAGCTGGGAGCGGATGCCGGCCACGACCGTCCCTGTGCCCGTGGAGCCGGCCCCGATCGAGGCGGATCAGCAGAGGACGACCCGACCGGCACGGCGGTGGCACCTGCGCATCCCGTACGGCGTCGCCGCCACGCTGGCGGCGGCAGCGGTGGTGATCGCAGCCGGCGTCGTGTTCAGCTCGGCGACGCCGCTGGGCGGCTCCGATGCCGCGGAGGGCGCGAGCCACGACGATGCCTCGGGTGCCGCCGAGCTGAGCCTCGTCCGCCGCGCGGACGGATACAGCAGCGGGGCCCTCGCCCCGCAGCCGGACAGACAGCAGGCAGCTCAGCCGGATGCACCCGGTGCGCGCAGCGGCGAGGATGCGCCGCCGCGCACCTCGCGCGGGGGCGGCCCCGCGATCGCCGCCCCCGACTCGGACACGGCGGAGGCGAGCGGCTCTGCGACGACGACTCCGGATGCCGGCCCGTCCGCCCCGCCGGTGCGCGCTGCGGATGCGCCGACCGACCCCGCACCCGCGGACCAGGGTCCCGAGCCGACCCCCGATCCGACGCCGGACCCGACACCCATCCCGGAGCCAGACCCCACTCCCGATCCCACGCAGGAGCCGACCCCCGAGCCCACGACTGCGCCGACCACCGAACCCGCCTCGGGTCCGGAGCCCTCCCCCGAGCCGCAGCCGACCACTCCCCCGTCCGCCACCGAACCCACACCGGATCCGCCGGAACCCGCACCCCCCGCACCCGCAGCCCCGTCGTCCACGGAAGCGACGGCATCATGA
- a CDS encoding class I SAM-dependent methyltransferase yields the protein MEMSELKALLTREGLALLDEVGAVESSADVARSVSRLRAAGHSPDLVSAVVGQAHLRVKARAKFGEFADRMLFTRAGLEQATRLSVATLHAVRLRRAGLTSVADLGCGIGGDSLAFAGAGLVVEAVDADEVTAAIAAYNLAPFPDATVRQGTAETSVPEVSARIGDAHLPPTDSTDSSAPSAQLRGGLSAVWLDPARRTAGHSETTRTSAADWSPSLDWCFEVARRQPTGIKLGPGLDRDLIPEDVEAQWVSADGSVVELVLWSGELARQGIRRSALVLQGGEAHEITAAADADDEPVRALGAFLHEPDGAVIRARLIGEVARSLEAGMVDDQIAYLTGDAALTSPFVQSFRVRETMPAHVKTINQALRANDIGRIEIKKRGMDIDPAAFRRKLSLKGAKAATLILTRTPGGRVAILADRV from the coding sequence GTGGAGATGTCTGAGCTGAAGGCGCTGCTCACGCGCGAAGGACTCGCGCTGCTCGACGAGGTCGGGGCGGTCGAATCGTCGGCCGACGTCGCGCGATCGGTGTCCAGGCTGCGCGCCGCCGGGCACTCCCCCGACCTCGTCTCGGCCGTGGTCGGGCAGGCGCACCTGCGGGTGAAGGCGCGGGCGAAGTTCGGCGAGTTCGCCGACCGGATGCTCTTCACCCGCGCCGGTCTCGAGCAGGCGACGCGCCTCAGCGTCGCCACCCTGCATGCCGTGCGGCTGCGCCGTGCCGGGCTCACCAGCGTCGCCGACCTCGGCTGCGGCATCGGCGGCGACAGCCTCGCCTTCGCCGGTGCAGGGCTCGTGGTCGAGGCGGTGGACGCCGACGAGGTGACAGCGGCGATCGCCGCGTACAACCTGGCGCCGTTCCCCGACGCCACCGTGCGTCAGGGAACCGCCGAGACGTCGGTCCCCGAGGTGAGCGCCCGCATCGGAGATGCGCACCTGCCGCCGACGGATTCCACGGATTCCTCCGCGCCGAGCGCACAGCTCCGCGGCGGGCTCTCGGCGGTCTGGCTGGATCCCGCCAGGCGCACCGCCGGGCACAGCGAGACGACCCGCACCTCGGCCGCCGACTGGTCGCCGTCGCTGGACTGGTGCTTCGAGGTCGCGCGCCGTCAACCCACCGGCATCAAGCTCGGCCCTGGTCTCGACCGCGATCTCATCCCCGAGGATGTCGAGGCCCAGTGGGTGAGCGCCGATGGCAGCGTGGTCGAGCTGGTGCTCTGGAGCGGGGAGCTGGCGCGACAGGGCATCCGTCGCTCGGCACTGGTGCTGCAGGGCGGCGAGGCGCACGAGATCACGGCGGCGGCCGATGCCGACGACGAGCCGGTGCGTGCCCTCGGCGCCTTTCTGCACGAGCCCGACGGTGCGGTGATCCGCGCCAGGCTGATCGGCGAGGTGGCCAGGTCACTGGAGGCGGGCATGGTCGACGATCAGATCGCGTACCTCACCGGCGACGCAGCGCTGACCAGTCCGTTCGTGCAGTCGTTCCGGGTGCGCGAGACGATGCCCGCGCACGTGAAGACGATCAATCAGGCGCTGCGCGCGAACGACATCGGGCGGATCGAGATCAAGAAGCGCGGCATGGACATCGATCCCGCGGCGTTCCGCAGGAAGCTGAGCCTGAAGGGGGCGAAGGCGGCGACGCTGATCCTCACCCGCACCCCAGGCGGACGGGTGGCGATCCTCGCCGACCGGGTCTGA
- the groES gene encoding co-chaperone GroES gives MSVSIKPLEDRIVIQQVEAEQTTASGLVIPDTAKEKPQEGQVVAVGPGRIDDNGNRVPLDVAVGDRVLYSKYGGTEVKFGADEYLVLSARDVLAVVVR, from the coding sequence GTGTCGGTTTCCATCAAGCCGCTCGAGGACCGCATCGTCATCCAGCAGGTCGAGGCAGAGCAGACCACCGCAAGCGGTCTGGTCATCCCCGACACCGCGAAGGAGAAGCCCCAGGAGGGCCAGGTCGTGGCAGTGGGCCCCGGCCGCATCGACGACAACGGCAACCGCGTTCCGCTCGACGTCGCCGTGGGCGACCGCGTGCTCTACAGCAAGTACGGCGGCACCGAGGTGAAGTTCGGCGCTGACGAGTACCTCGTGCTGTCGGCTCGCGACGTGCTCGCCGTCGTCGTCCGCTGA